Genomic segment of Mycolicibacterium sarraceniae:
CGTCCCGAGTCCGCCGGTGATCTGCCGGATGCCCTGACCTTCGAGCAAGCTTCGCGATGTCATCAACTCAACGTAGCGGGGTCAGGACTTGGGGTCCCCGGCCGACTCGTCGTCGGGCTTGCTGCTGGGCAGCAGGATCCGCTTGGTGGCCACTGGCTTGCCGTCGACCTTCTTGGTGACCTGAGGAGACGGCGGCGGTGCGGTGATGCGGCCTTGCACCGGGGCACCGTTCTTGACCGTCGGCACCGAGACCCGCTTGGTATCGGCCTTGGCGTCCTTCTCCGACCCGCCGGCACCGTGCATGGCGCCGGGCGGCATCATCGGCATTCCGCCCATACCGCCGGTGGGAGCCGGGGCCGGTACGGCCATCTTCGGGGTCGGCACAGCGGTGTTGGCTGACGACGGCGACGTGCCGGCCGCCGGGATGGGCGGTGGCCCGAGCATCGCGGTTGGTGTGGTGCCGCCGATGCCGCCACCGCCGCCGGCGGATCCGCCACCGCCAGCGCCGGATTCGCCTGGGGTTTCACCGAATTCACCGAGCGGATCGGAGAGGCTGGCTTTGTCGAGCATCGCCGATTCGCCGCCACCCTTCATCATGCCCATGCCGGCCTGCATGGCCTGCTGCGCGCCCTGAGCAACCTGCTGGGGGATCTGGGCAAGGGGCTGTAGCGCCCCACCCACGGCCCCGGCCAACGCGCCGGCAAGCTGCGATGCCATCTGCGGGAGCTGTTGGGCCATCTGGTCGCCTTGGCCTTGTCCGGCAACGCCTTTCATCTCAGCACCGGCCTGCTCGTCCTGGGCGGGGAACTTGGCGGCCGCGTCGGCGGTCTTGGAGTCACGCTTGGCGTGTTCTTCGGCACTCTCGGTGTTGTCCTTGGGGTCGCCCATATTGGCGGCCAGGCCCAGCACCCGAAGCAGTTGCTCGATGGGGGTCATGCCGGCGACGAGCGGATCAGAAGTGATGGGTGGCGGCGCGAGGTTCATGCCGTTGGCCGCGGCGTAGTCGCTCGCGTTTGCGTTGAGCTGTCCACCACTCATGGGCGCACCTCTCCCTTCAGTGCCAGGCTGAGAGCCTGGAACCACGCAAAGTGGTAATTGGCGGCGGTCTTTTCGTCCTTGATCAGCGCGTCGATGGTCGCCAGCAGCTGCCAGTTGCCGACCTTAGCGGCGTCGGAATGATCGGGGTAGTCACCTAGGACTTGGCGGGCGACGGTGGCGAGATGTTCGCGCAACAGCTCCACCTCGGAGTCCAGGTAGCCGGTGCCGGTGGATGCGGCTTTGGCCAGGGTGTGGGCCAGGCGGGGGAGGCCGTCGCGCCATTTGGTGGCTTGGGCGAGTTCCCAGCCGAGTTCGTCGACCTTGTGGAGGTCGCGGGCGCGGATGGACATCTGGGTGGGGTCGGTGTCCTCGGCGGCGGGGAGGTATTGGCCGGGGGCGTAGGTGGCACTCAGCGTGGTCTCACCGAGCAGCCCTTCCAGGGTCTTGGAGCGGAGGCGGGGGACGAGCAGCTTGATGCCGGTGGGGATTTCGACGTGCGGCGGGATCCAGCCGCTGGCGAGGTCGGTGATCAGGACGGTCTTGCCGTCCTCGCGGTCGCCGATGGCCCAGCGCAGCTGGGGTTCCTGACGGGCGACGGTCTCGAGGAGACGTTGCAGGCGCTGTTGGGCTTGGGTTTGCGCGGTGCCGGCACCGGCCACCGCGCCGGCAGTGGTTGGGGCCAAGGCGCTTTCGGTGATGCCGGTGGGTGGTTGGACTGCTGCGCCGGCGGCCGCGGGTGTCTGACGGACGACGGCGGGCTGGTTGAGCGCATTGCCGCTCGACGGGTGGACTGGGGCAGAGGCTGGGGCTGCAGCCGGGGGCGTGACGGGTTGGGCGGCGGGTGCGGTGGCTGCGGCGGGGCGGAGGTCTGCGCCGTAGGTGGGCAGGGGACCGGCGGGTGCTGCGGGGGCGGCGGTCGACGGCATGACGGGCGCTTGGGCAGCGGGGCCGGCGACGTAGGCCTGGGTGGTGTCGGCCGGGGGAGCGACGGGCGCTTGAGGAGCTTCGTATGTCGGTGTGGCGTGGGCGTTTTCGAAGAGCGGCGCTCCTGCCGTTGGCGCTGTGTATGCCGGCGGTGCAGCCATGCCCTCGGGATGGATCGGGGCCTGCGGCTGCATGGCGTGCGCGGCATTGCTCGAAAGTCCTTCGGTGCCTGCCGCCATGGGGCCGCCGGACTGCGCACCAGAGTTGAAGTTCTGGGCGAACCCTTCGGGGGAGAGGGGGTTTGTGGGGGCGGAGGTGGAGAACGGCGATTGCGATGATGCGACGTTGGGCATGGTCGAGCCGCGAGGCCCAAGCATACCGGTACCGGCTCCCGTGGTCGGCAGTGGTGATGAGCCTCCTACCGTCGGTTGGCCACCAGCAACGCTAGGAAGAGACGAAGTCGTTCCTGGTGAGCTCGACGTCAAATTCCCGAGGGCGTTCGATGGTGGTTGGGCTGTCGACCCGCCAGCGGCTTGTGCGGGAACGGAGCCGGGGGTCTGCCCAACCGAGCCCCCAAACAAAGAGTTCGTGTCGTGAGGCTGGGGTGGCCCGCCGGTGGGCGGACCATCTTGCCCCGATGGTAATGACGCAGCCTTAAAGTGACTCGCGGCGTCACCGCTGTTAGCCGGTCTCGGCGCGATGCCAGCCACGCCGTCGAGCTGTGTCTTAACGGCGTTAGTAATGTCTTCTTCGCTCGGTGAGTTGAATTTGCCGTCGAGGTTGACGCCCTGGGATCTTGCGAAGTCTCTCGCGGAAATATCCTCGTCCGAGGCGGTTAGCATTTTTTTGACCGCGTCGAAAACGTTCTCCGCGTACTTTCCTGCTGCAGTGTTTGCATCAGTCTGTCCACGAATCACAGCTTTGACTATTTTGGTTAGTTTTGCAGGCAGTAGATCCTTTGACGATTGAATGTTCTGAATATCTGAATTTCCGTTTGCTGCGATCGTTGAAAGTTCAGACCGCAACTCATTGATCGCGTTTGCGGCGGATCCGTATGCTCCGCTCTTGTCGAAGTTCTTCCGGCCGAGTTCTCCCGCGGAAGCTGTGCCGTGTTGGAAGGCCTCGCGTATGTCGTCAGCGGTCACCCCTTCTTGGGCCCCGAGCGGACCCTGCAATATGGATGACAGTTGCTCTGCGTAAGACTCAAATTGGGTAGCGAGGTTGGAGCGGTTCGTAGAAGCGGTCTCAAGTGCAGCTAACGAGGATGAGTCAGGCCATTGGTGCCCGACCAATAGGAACGACCATTCTCCCGGAGGCAGATCTATCATTTGCAGGCCTGAGTTACTTTCGGAACAAGATCATCAACGGACGCATATAGACCGTCCAAATCAGTCTTAATTCCATCGGCTAATACTGTGAACAAGATATCCTGGTATAGATCTATGAGGGACTTGATGTTATTCGTGAGGTCGGACGCGGTCGCGGGTTGGCGCTCCAGCGTCGCTCTCCAGTATGCGATCACAGAATTAATTGTGATCCTCGAATTCAGGGCGATGGCAAAAGAGTCAGTGGGATTAGTGCTGACCTTGCTCCCGGTAACAGAAAGTGTTTGTTGACCGCGATCGAAAGCGTCACAAACAGCCTTCTTTGCATCGGCGACTTCCTGCTCGCTGTACGTCTTGGCCGCTGGAGTGTCAGGCTTTGGCATCGGTCGGAACCAGGCGCCGATCGCGACTGCAACTGCGATCACCGCAATGACGATGGCGATGATCGTCGGCAACCGCGACGGGCCTCCGGAAGGCGGGGGTCCCTGCCACGGAGCTGGTCCTGCAGGGCCGGGTCCGTACGGTGCTTGTGACATGTCGGAATGGTATCCTTTGCGTTTGCCGGGGCGCTATTCATCAACAGCCGCAATACCCGCTCCGACCAGCCTTTACACTCAGTTCACGGGTGCCCTGGGCCGATGTCAAATCGCACCAATGCTCCACGCATCGTTAGCTGGCCCAGACCTAACCGTGGCCCAACCTTGACTTGACCCGCACGAAGCCGGGCAGTCGCCATGAATCGATGCTCCGAATCGTCGTCTCGACCTGTGCTGCCTTCACCGCGGCACTGCCGGTGGATGCGGCTTTGGCCAGGGTGTGGGGACTTGACCCCATGTGTTGGACACGCTCAATCCCGGGATGTTCCTGGGGGAAGCGAGATGATCCAACGCGATGGCAAGGAAAAACTATCCAGAGGAGTTCAAGCGTGACGCGGTCGCGCTTTACCGGGATACCGAGGGTGCGACGATCACGGTGATCGCCGCCGAGCTCGGTGTCAGTGAGGCGACGCTGTCGGCGTGGTGCAAGGCGGCCGGGGTGTCGATCCGGCGCTGTCGGTCGGCCTCGGCGGCGGCAGCGAGCCCGGGTTGCGAGACTGCGGAGCAGGAGCTGGCCCGGCTGCGGGCTGAGAACAAGGCGTTACGCGCTACGCAGGCCCGGTTGTCCACCGAGCGGGACATTCTGCGGTAGGCGGCGAAATATTTCGCCGGGGAGAGGAACTGGTGAGCCGCTTCCAGTTCGTCGCCGACCACCTGCACGCCTTCGAGGTGAAGTGGCTGTATGCGCTCGTGGAGGTCGCACGTTCGTCGTTCTACGCATGGCTGGCCGGTGCTGACGGCCGCGCGGCGCGTGAGGCCGCTGATCAGGTGCTGGCCGAGCGGATCCGGGTGGTGCACGACGAGGACAACACCTACGGGGCACCGCGGATCACCGCCGAGCTCAACGACGGCGTGCCCGACGGTGAGCGGGTCAACCACAAGCGGGTGGCCCGGGTGATGCGCAGCCACGGGATCGCCGGCTACCGGCGCCGCCGGCGTGTGAAAACCACGGTGGCTGATCCGGCCGACCAGAAGGTCCCCGACCTGCTCAACAGGGACTTCACCGCCACGCAGATCAACACCCGCTATGTCGGGGACATCACCTACCTGCCGTTGGCCACCGGCGGCAACCTGTACCTGGCCACGGTGATCGACTGCTGCTCGCGGCGGGTCGCGGGGTGGGCGATCGCCGAGCACATGCGCACCGAACTCGTCGCCGACGCCCTGCACGCCGCTACCGCCCTACGGGGCAGCCTGGCCGGTGCTGTGTTCCATGCCGATCACGGAAGTCAATACACCTCAAAGGATTTCGCACGACTCTGCAAAGCTCTTGGAGTTACCCAGTCGATGGGTGGTGTGGGGTCAAGTGCCGATAACGCGCTCGCGGAATCGTTCAACGCCACCCTCAAGCGTGAGGTCCTGCAAGACCGGTCCTGCTGGCCCGACGCGGCGAGTTGCCGCCGCGAGGTGTTCGGCTGGCTGGCCCGCTATAACACCAAACGACGGCACTCCCGATGCCGTCATTCCAGCCCCGCGACCTACGAAAGGAACCTAACGACCACTACGCTGCCCGAAGCCGCCTAACCACAAATCCCGTGTCCACTGCATGGGGGCAAGGCCCGCCAGCGGTCCGGTCCGGACTGAATGCAGCACATTAGCGTAGCTCTCCAACGCTGCCGCCCGAGTTGGGTCATTTGGCTTAGTGCCTTGATTTTTCGGTCTTCAGGGCGTTGAGGATCGTCTCGACCTCGGGGTTTATTGCTGGCGGGTAGGTGGCGATGACGCCGTTGATGTCGATGGTGGCGTTGCGCAGGGGTTTGAGGGTGCGCAGGAATCGCCGTAGCGAGAGCCCGGTTCGGGTCTGGATTTCGCGGCTGAGGGCCAGGGCGGTGAACACGATGGTGAGGTGGGCTTCGATGGCGTCGCGGGTGCGGGCAAACATGGGCCGGGCGGCGAGGTCGGATTTCGACATCCGGAAGGACTGCTCGACTCGCCACAGGTCGTGGTAGCTGGAGATGATCTCGGTGGCGGGCATGAGCGTGGTGTCGATGTTGGTGACATAGCCTTTGAGGCCGACCAGATGGCGTGCGCGCTGCAGGGAGGCTTCGTCGAGGGTACGGGCCCCGTTTCGGACTGTGACGAATCGTGGTGTGCGGGCTGTCTTGTCGCCGGCGACGACTGCGCGGGCCTTGTGTTCCTGCAGGTTCAGTGTCTTGGTGTCGCGGACCGCCCGTTTGGTCGAGTAGGCCCATACCGCTCGCCACGATTTCGGGTGTGTCGTCGGGTTCCAGATGGGTTCGGCTTTGAGTTTCGGGTCGCTGGTCTTGGTGGTGGTGCCGCGCTGATCGCGTGGGGTGATGGTGTCGATGATCTGGCCGTCGGTGAAAAGGTTGCCGTGCCAATGGAAGTGCGATGTCAGATCGCCCGGGGCTTTGGTGACTCTGGATCCGACGATGAATCGCAACCCGGCCTCATCAAGGTCACGCAGGTTCGTGGCCGAGAGCATGCCGGCATCGGCGACGACGACCATGTCGGTGATTGCATGCCGCTGCTGGAAGGCGGTCACGATCGGCACGATGGTCAGGGTCTCGGCCTTGTTGCCCTCAAAGCAGCCGATCTCCAGCGGGAAACCTTACCGGTCGACCAACAGCCCGACCACGATCTGCGGGTCGACGCGGCGTTCCTTGGAGTAGCCGACTTTGCGCAGGTCGTCTTCTTTGTCGGCCTCGAAGTACAGGGTGGTGACGTCGTAGAGCACCAGGCTCAGATCGCCTGTGGTGCAAGCCGTTTGGAAGCACGCGGCGGCTATCCGTTCACGGTAACCACCGGCAGAGGCGCGGCGCAGCGTCCGTTTACGTGTCGACAACGACGCCGAGGTGCGACCCATCTCGGCCAGGACTCGATCGACATCGAGGAGGCTGGTCGGTTCCACCACGCGGGCGATCACCAGATCCCGGAAAACCTCATCGTCGACCGCGTCGTCGAAGCCCGGATAGGCATACACCCCGGCCAGAGCTTCGTAGAGCAATCCGCTGCAGGACTTCAGGACGTGAGCCCGGCCACCAGTTGCCGCGGGCCGGGCCCAGCACCAGAATCGGCGAACAGGCCCGCGGCGGCGGCACCATCTCGACCTTGACGGCTTTCGGGTGATGCCCAGATCCAGTTCCCGCTGGGCATCATCGGTCAACAACCGGCGAGCCTGCTCGATGAGTAGTCCGAGTTCGGCGTCATCGCGGGCCGAGCCCACATGACGGACGATCCGCCGGCGACCGTCCACGAATTCAGCGATCTGCACCGCAGTGGCACCCGAGGCAGTACGCACCCGCCGAATCCACACCACCCGCCCGAGCCTACCGAGGCGAATTAGTGCCTTGCGGGCGCACTAAGCGAAACCATCACCGCAGGTCAACGACTCAGTACTTCAAGGAACAGTCCAATGTGACCCAAGTCAGGTCAAAGGATTTCGCACGACTCTGCAAAGCTCTTGGAGTTACCCAGTCGATGGGTGGTGTGGGGTCAAGTGCCGATAACGCGCTCGCGGAATCGTTCAACGCCACCCTCAAGCGTGAGGTCCTGCAAGACCGGTCCTGCTGGCCCGACGCGGCGAGTTGCCGCCGCGAGGTGTTCGGCTGGCTGGCCCGCTATAACACCAAACGACGGCACTCCCGATGCCGTCATTCCAGCCCCGCGACCTACGAAAGGAACCTAACGACCACTACGCTGCCCGAAGCCGCCTAACCACAAATCCCGTGTCCACTGCATGGGGGCAAGGCCCGCCAGCGGTCCGGTCCGGACTGAATGCAGCACATTAGCGTAGCTCTCCAACGCTGCCGCTATCTGGCCGCGGTTAGTGCCGCCAGTGGTCAGTGCTGCTAGGGCCGCCGATGACGGCCACTGATGGCCAACCAGAATTTCGGACTGGCCTTCCCGGGACCGTGGAGGCATCAGCTATAAGGAGTAGCGATGTCAGAGAAACGGAAGAAGTACGACCGGGAGTTCCGTGAGGGGGCTGTTCGGATCGTGCGTGAGACGGGTAAGCCGATCGCGCAGGTGGCTCGGGATCTGGGGGTTCACGAGGGCACTCTGGGTAATTGGGTCACTCAGGACCGTGAGGCACGGGAGGGTCGTGGGGAGTTGACCC
This window contains:
- a CDS encoding DUF5631 domain-containing protein gives rise to the protein MPNVASSQSPFSTSAPTNPLSPEGFAQNFNSGAQSGGPMAAGTEGLSSNAAHAMQPQAPIHPEGMAAPPAYTAPTAGAPLFENAHATPTYEAPQAPVAPPADTTQAYVAGPAAQAPVMPSTAAPAAPAGPLPTYGADLRPAAATAPAAQPVTPPAAAPASAPVHPSSGNALNQPAVVRQTPAAAGAAVQPPTGITESALAPTTAGAVAGAGTAQTQAQQRLQRLLETVARQEPQLRWAIGDREDGKTVLITDLASGWIPPHVEIPTGIKLLVPRLRSKTLEGLLGETTLSATYAPGQYLPAAEDTDPTQMSIRARDLHKVDELGWELAQATKWRDGLPRLAHTLAKAASTGTGYLDSEVELLREHLATVARQVLGDYPDHSDAAKVGNWQLLATIDALIKDEKTAANYHFAWFQALSLALKGEVRP
- a CDS encoding IS3 family transposase (programmed frameshift), producing MARKNYPEEFKRDAVALYRDTEGATITVIAAELGVSEATLSAWCKAAGVSIRRCRSASAAAASPGCETAEQELARLRAENKALRATQARLSTERDILRLGGEIFRRGEELVSRFQFVADHLHAFEVKWLYALVEVARSSFYAWLAGADGRAAREAADQVLAERIRVVHDEDNTYGAPRITAELNDGVPDGERVNHKRVARVMRSHGIAGYRRRRRVKTTVADPADQKVPDLLNRDFTATQINTRYVGDITYLPLATGGNLYLATVIDCCSRRVAGWAIAEHMRTELVADALHAATALRGSLAGAVFHADHGSQYTSKDFARLCKALGVTQSMGGVGSSADNALAESFNATLKREVLQDRSCWPDAASCRREVFGWLARYNTKRRHSRCRHSSPATYERNLTTTTLPEAA
- a CDS encoding transposase, producing MSEKRKKYDREFREGAVRIVRETGKPIAQVARDLGVHEGTLGNWVTQDREAREGRGELTRDDLAELKRLRSENAELRMERDVLKRSVVLWVKEATK